The proteins below come from a single Acidobacteriota bacterium genomic window:
- a CDS encoding EVE domain-containing protein, translating to MANYWMVKQEPSAYSWDDFVRDGKTDWTGVRNFKARNFLKDMKKGDKVYFYHSVVGKEVVGIAEVTKEAFPGPTDTAWHAVELTPKSPLKKPVTLADIKANKALENIYLVRQPRFSVMPLTKDEYEEILSMSK from the coding sequence ATGGCGAACTATTGGATGGTTAAACAAGAGCCCTCGGCGTACTCCTGGGATGATTTTGTGCGCGACGGTAAGACCGATTGGACCGGCGTGCGGAACTTCAAAGCCCGGAACTTTCTCAAAGATATGAAAAAGGGAGATAAGGTCTATTTTTATCACTCTGTCGTTGGAAAAGAGGTTGTAGGTATCGCCGAAGTCACCAAGGAAGCGTTTCCGGGCCCGACCGACACGGCTTGGCATGCGGTCGAGCTAACGCCGAAATCGCCCCTAAAGAAACCCGTCACTCTTGCAGATATTAAAGCAAACAAAGCACTCGAGAACATTTACCTGGTTCGCCAGCCGCGTTTTTCGGTGATGCCGCTCACGAAAGACGAATACGAAGAGATTCTCAGCATGTCGAAATAG